One window of the Pieris rapae chromosome 11, ilPieRapa1.1, whole genome shotgun sequence genome contains the following:
- the LOC110998695 gene encoding cell growth-regulating nucleolar protein produces the protein MVVFTCGHCGESVQKPKVEKHYLTKCRNRNPNLSCMDCFKDFIGNDYESHIKCISEEQRYSAKGFQAKEKKGEKKQNAWVEMLQSVLDEQKNASKNVLRIIETISKHNNTPRKKPKFINFVKNVCGNKTNPKDMDAAWDLISVKLTALSNANQQNRNQNKDEKSSSDTKEINSEINGTTNHNDISPSQENNNPEEPLEPVEPVNGQPKEEMKLSKKQKKEEKKRKKYEAELLSAETPSTEVIEEVESKKKGKKGKNKENINDDDITNEAKNKKKRKRQDTIPTIEVVENGVVNKESKKKLKTDEEEEESICLHDQNVAKSEEVEEKKDKFNWHEVILSVLQKKDNEMQFKRLQKKVLGEYSEFFGCEVDDRIADKFIKKLKSAPNVRVDKNRVTLIEE, from the exons atggttGTGTTTACATGTGGCCACTGCGGAGAATCGGTGCAGAAACCTAAAGTTGAAAAGCATTATCTTACGAAATGTAGAAATAGAAATCCAAATTTATCTTGCATGGattgttttaaagattttat tggCAATGATTATGAGTCTCACATTAAATGTATATCTGAAGAACAGCGTTATTCAGCGAAAGGATTTCAagctaaagaaaaaaaggGTGAGAAGAAGCAAAATGCATGGGTTGAAATGTTGCAGTCTGTACTAGACGAACAGAAAAATGCCTCAAAAAATGTCTTAAGAATCATTGAAACAATCAGTAAACATAATAACACACCTAGGAAGAAGCCAAAATTCATCAactttgttaaaaatgtttgtggtaataaaacaaatcctAAAGATATGGATGCAGCATGGGATCTGATTTCAGTCAAACTTACAGCTCTATCTAATGCTAACCAACAGAATAGAAATCAAAATAAGGATGAAAAATCAAGTTCAgatacaaaagaaattaattctgaaataaatggTACAACAAATCATAATGATATTAGTCCATCACAGGAAAACAATAATCCCGAAGAACCATTGGAACCTGTGGAGCCGGTTAATGGTCAACCTAAAGAAGAAATGAAACtatcaaagaaacaaaaaaaagaagaaaagaaacGCAAAAAATATGAAGCTGAATTATTGAGTGCAGAAACACCATCTACTGAAGTTATAGAAGAAGTTGAATCTAAGAAAAAAGGTAAAAAgggtaaaaataaagaaaatataaatgatgatGATATTACGAACGAGGctaaaaacaagaaaaaacgTAAACGTCAAGACACAATACCAACAATTGAAGTAGTGGAAAATGGTGTTGTTAACAAGGAGAGTAAGAAGAAATTAAAGACAGATGAAGAAGAGGAAGAAAGTATCTGTTTACATGATCAGAATGTAGCGAAAAGTGAGGAAGTTGAAgagaaaaaagataaatttaactGGCATGAAGTCATTTTGTCTGTGTTACAAAAGAAAGACAATGAAATGCAATTCAAACGTCTTCAAAAGAAGGTGCTTGGAGAATATTCGGAATTCTTTGGATGTGAGGTTGATGATAGAATTGCtgataaattcattaaaaaattaaagagtgCTCCAAATGTAAGAGTTGACAAAAATAGAGTTACATTGATTGAggagtaa